The following are from one region of the Variovorax sp. V213 genome:
- a CDS encoding inositol monophosphatase family protein has protein sequence MSSPNLHPMLNVAVKAARAAGAIINRAALDVEAVRISQKQVNDFVTEVDHASEQVIIETLLGAYPGHGILAEESGTQHGAQDSDYVWIIDPLDGTTNFIHGFPVYCVSIALSVRGKIEQAVIYDPSRNDLFTATKGRGAYMNERRIRVSKRTRLSECLVSTGFPFRSGDNFKQYLAIMADMMPRMAGLRRPGAAALDLAYVAAGFTDGFFETGLNPWDVAAGSLLVTEAGGLIGNFTGEPDFLEQRECLAGAPRIYGQLVPLLAKYSKFAGIDDKMRASDRVRAVSAAARPGADESVDLYARSTVTELTAAPLDGEAPVPAAAAAPVSRKLTRIRRDAPADGSPSEGDASAK, from the coding sequence ATGTCGTCCCCCAACCTGCATCCCATGCTCAATGTGGCCGTCAAGGCCGCACGCGCCGCCGGCGCGATCATCAACCGCGCCGCCCTCGACGTCGAGGCCGTGCGCATCTCGCAAAAGCAGGTCAACGACTTCGTCACCGAAGTCGATCACGCCAGCGAGCAGGTCATCATCGAAACGCTGCTTGGCGCGTATCCGGGGCACGGCATCCTGGCCGAAGAATCGGGCACCCAGCATGGCGCCCAGGATTCAGACTACGTCTGGATCATCGATCCGCTCGACGGCACCACCAACTTCATCCACGGCTTTCCGGTCTACTGCGTTTCCATCGCGCTGTCGGTGCGCGGCAAGATCGAACAGGCGGTCATCTACGACCCGAGCCGCAACGACCTCTTCACCGCCACCAAGGGCCGCGGCGCCTACATGAACGAGCGCCGCATCCGCGTTTCCAAGCGCACCCGGCTGAGCGAATGCCTGGTATCCACCGGCTTCCCGTTCCGCAGCGGCGACAACTTCAAGCAGTACCTGGCCATCATGGCCGACATGATGCCCCGCATGGCCGGCCTGCGCCGCCCCGGCGCCGCAGCGCTCGACCTGGCCTACGTGGCGGCCGGCTTCACCGACGGCTTCTTCGAGACCGGCCTCAATCCCTGGGACGTGGCCGCGGGTTCGCTGCTGGTGACCGAGGCCGGCGGCCTGATCGGCAATTTCACGGGCGAGCCCGACTTTCTCGAACAGCGCGAATGCCTGGCCGGCGCGCCGCGCATCTACGGCCAACTGGTGCCGCTGCTCGCCAAGTACTCCAAGTTTGCCGGCATCGACGACAAGATGCGCGCCAGCGACCGCGTGCGCGCCGTCTCGGCCGCCGCGCGGCCCGGTGCCGACGAATCGGTCGACCTGTATGCCCGCAGCACCGTCACCGAACTGACGGCCGCGCCGCTCGACGGCGAGGCGCCTGTGCCCGCCGCTGCCGCGGCACCGGTATCGCGCAAGCTCACGCGCATTCGCCGCGACGCGCCTGCCGACGGCAGCCCCTCCGAAGGCGACGCTTCCGCCAAGTGA
- a CDS encoding DUF418 domain-containing protein codes for MTPATQNPSALDPGSATNERQQMVDALRGFALMGILVVNIASFASTYYALGIPDPLGTSLPDQIASFVRAFVFETKFYLLFSFLFGYSFTLQMRAAERDGKPFVPRMVRRHLGLWIIGVAHAVLLYFGDILMAYAVLGAVLLMLRRRGDVFLACAAIGLVLLTSLLWARVGSMYSQLDMQMAVQAAYGEAAAALAAYRATPAMVAVQHVRDLSQTWWMTALVQAPEALAMFFLGFIAGRRGLLAHVEAHRTLLWRVLWWGLAIGLPGALAYALPTLRPNAVREVQGLAVTLLTAPFLSAAYAAGMLLVFQSGRGSVLARALAPAGRMALSNYLLQSLVCAWIFLAYGLRWIGTIGPLATFAVALAIFAGNLLLSWWWMRRFAYGPAEWLLRAFTNLRLPPMRRNRHAAQRGGAAS; via the coding sequence ATGACGCCCGCAACCCAGAACCCTTCCGCACTGGACCCGGGCAGTGCAACGAACGAGCGCCAGCAGATGGTCGATGCGCTGCGCGGCTTCGCGCTGATGGGCATCCTGGTGGTCAACATCGCGAGCTTTGCCTCGACCTATTACGCCCTGGGCATTCCCGATCCGCTGGGTACGTCGCTGCCCGACCAGATCGCCTCGTTCGTCCGGGCCTTTGTGTTCGAGACCAAGTTCTACCTGCTGTTCTCGTTCCTGTTCGGCTACAGCTTCACCTTGCAGATGCGGGCGGCGGAGCGCGATGGCAAACCCTTCGTGCCGCGCATGGTGCGGCGGCACCTCGGGCTGTGGATCATCGGCGTGGCGCATGCCGTGCTGCTCTATTTCGGCGACATCCTCATGGCGTATGCGGTGCTGGGCGCCGTGCTGCTCATGCTGCGGCGGCGCGGCGATGTGTTTCTGGCGTGCGCGGCCATCGGGTTGGTGCTGCTCACTTCGCTGTTGTGGGCCCGCGTCGGCAGCATGTACTCGCAACTGGACATGCAGATGGCCGTGCAGGCGGCCTACGGAGAGGCCGCCGCGGCACTGGCCGCCTACCGCGCCACGCCGGCCATGGTGGCGGTGCAGCATGTGCGCGACCTTTCGCAGACCTGGTGGATGACGGCGTTGGTGCAGGCACCAGAGGCGCTGGCCATGTTCTTCCTGGGGTTCATCGCTGGCAGGCGCGGGCTTCTTGCGCATGTCGAAGCGCATCGCACCCTGCTGTGGCGCGTGCTGTGGTGGGGCCTCGCCATCGGCTTACCGGGTGCGCTGGCCTATGCGCTTCCAACCCTTCGCCCGAACGCGGTGCGCGAGGTCCAGGGCCTCGCGGTCACGCTGCTGACGGCGCCGTTCCTGTCGGCCGCATACGCGGCCGGCATGCTGCTGGTGTTCCAGAGCGGGCGCGGAAGCGTGCTGGCGCGGGCGCTCGCGCCGGCAGGCCGCATGGCGCTGTCGAACTACCTGCTGCAATCGCTGGTGTGCGCGTGGATCTTTCTCGCTTACGGCCTGCGGTGGATCGGAACGATCGGGCCGCTGGCCACATTTGCAGTCGCGCTGGCGATCTTCGCGGGCAACCTGCTGCTCAGCTGGTGGTGGATGCGCCGCTTTGCCTACGGTCCGGCAGAGTGGCTGCTGCGGGCGTTCACCAACCTCCGGCTTCCACCGATGCGGCGCAACCGCCACGCAGCTCAGCGCGGCGGCGCGGCTTCCTGA
- a CDS encoding RNA methyltransferase: MRTRFILIQTSHAGNVGAAARAMKTMGFDDLVLVAPRWANVLRREETIQRASGALDVLNNARIVETLDEALGGVTHLCATAMIPRDFGPPTRTPREHLEPLAKQDDQHVAFLFGSERFGMRNEDVYRCNVALSIPTDPKFGSLNLGAAIQVIAYEWRLALGGYEVRDATAPVQAADAKAVAGMLDHWERSLVEIGFLDPQAPKKLMPRLQQLFNRAQPTPEEIHILRGIAKAMADAAHAPKTPSPVREDPAL, encoded by the coding sequence ATGCGCACCCGTTTTATCCTGATCCAGACCAGCCATGCCGGCAACGTGGGCGCCGCCGCCCGTGCCATGAAGACCATGGGATTCGACGACCTGGTGCTGGTGGCGCCGCGCTGGGCCAACGTGCTGCGGCGGGAAGAAACCATCCAGCGCGCGAGCGGCGCACTCGATGTCCTGAACAACGCCCGCATCGTCGAAACGCTGGACGAGGCGCTCGGCGGCGTGACCCACCTGTGCGCCACCGCCATGATCCCGCGCGACTTCGGCCCGCCTACGCGCACCCCGCGCGAGCACCTGGAGCCGCTTGCGAAGCAGGACGACCAGCACGTGGCCTTCCTCTTCGGCTCCGAGCGTTTCGGCATGCGCAACGAAGACGTCTACCGCTGCAACGTGGCGCTGAGCATTCCTACCGATCCGAAATTCGGCTCCCTGAACCTCGGCGCCGCCATCCAGGTGATTGCCTACGAATGGCGGCTGGCCCTGGGTGGCTACGAGGTGCGCGACGCCACGGCGCCTGTGCAGGCGGCCGATGCGAAGGCGGTGGCCGGCATGCTCGACCACTGGGAACGCTCGCTGGTGGAAATCGGTTTTCTCGACCCGCAGGCGCCCAAGAAGCTGATGCCCCGCCTGCAGCAGCTTTTCAACCGCGCCCAGCCCACGCCGGAGGAGATTCACATCCTCCGCGGCATCGCCAAGGCCATGGCCGACGCCGCCCACGCGCCTAAAACCCCATCGCCCGTACGCGAAGACCCCGCGCTTTAG
- a CDS encoding LysR family transcriptional regulator produces the protein MLDGVSLDQLRTFIAAVDEGSFSAAARRLNRVQSAVSGWVSSLEGQIGVVLFDRSGRYPKLTPEGVLLLADARNIVSGVDTMKARARLMSAGLEAELSVVVDVFFPTALVSAAAKAFVSRFPLTPLRLFVEGLGAGYQPVLDGRCSLGILAPLAVEFPSLSSESIGQVTLVTVAAPDHPLASFKRRIPKAALAKHVQLVLTDRSELSAGRDFGVKSASTWRLADLSTKHAFLRDGVGWGNMPMHMVQSDLASGALISLDVEDMLPAGFSLAMAAFHRALDPPGPAARWLVDDLKARCSHEAMELNT, from the coding sequence ATGCTCGATGGCGTGTCCCTAGACCAGCTGCGAACGTTCATCGCGGCCGTGGATGAAGGCAGCTTCTCGGCGGCGGCCCGACGGCTCAATCGCGTCCAGTCCGCGGTGAGCGGGTGGGTCAGCAGCCTGGAGGGCCAAATCGGCGTCGTGCTGTTCGACAGGTCGGGCAGGTACCCGAAGCTGACACCCGAGGGCGTTCTCTTGCTCGCGGACGCACGCAACATCGTGTCCGGCGTCGACACGATGAAGGCCCGCGCAAGGTTGATGTCTGCCGGGTTGGAAGCAGAACTCTCTGTCGTGGTGGACGTCTTTTTTCCCACGGCGCTCGTCAGTGCGGCCGCAAAGGCGTTTGTGAGCCGATTTCCGCTCACTCCGTTGAGGTTGTTCGTGGAAGGTTTAGGTGCGGGATACCAGCCGGTGCTGGACGGACGGTGCAGCCTGGGAATACTGGCGCCGCTGGCGGTCGAGTTTCCGTCGCTGAGCAGCGAGAGCATTGGCCAGGTGACATTGGTCACCGTGGCCGCACCTGACCACCCGCTGGCGAGCTTCAAGCGAAGAATTCCAAAGGCTGCCTTGGCCAAGCACGTCCAACTCGTTCTCACTGACCGATCGGAGTTGAGCGCGGGCCGGGACTTCGGCGTCAAGTCGGCTTCGACCTGGAGATTGGCAGACCTTTCCACCAAGCACGCATTTCTTAGGGACGGCGTGGGCTGGGGCAACATGCCGATGCACATGGTGCAGAGCGACCTTGCGAGCGGCGCGCTGATTTCACTCGATGTCGAGGACATGCTGCCTGCCGGCTTTTCGCTGGCGATGGCAGCATTCCATCGCGCCCTAGATCCGCCGGGGCCCGCGGCCAGGTGGCTAGTCGACGACCTGAAGGCGCGCTGTTCGCACGAAGCAATGGAGTTAAACACTTAG
- a CDS encoding NADPH-dependent F420 reductase, with product MTYSIIGSGNVGSALARQFARGGIAVGVANTRGPDTIETLEKELAGYVTALTLQDAVNADVVILAVPFSAHVDVARAAGQWTDKIVVDAMNTYGVPPEALKGQPSTLVVASAFPGARVVKTFNQLPARLLAMNPVEHGGRRVMFVAGDETQATAVISKLVGDLGFAPIVLGTLAESGTLLDKGGALVLQNLIKQG from the coding sequence ATGACTTACTCAATCATCGGCTCGGGCAACGTCGGCTCGGCGCTCGCCCGTCAGTTCGCGCGCGGCGGCATCGCTGTCGGCGTCGCCAACACGCGTGGACCCGACACCATCGAAACCCTCGAAAAGGAACTCGCTGGCTACGTCACGGCATTGACCCTGCAGGATGCGGTCAACGCAGACGTGGTCATTCTCGCGGTGCCGTTCAGCGCACACGTCGATGTCGCCCGCGCTGCAGGGCAGTGGACCGACAAGATCGTGGTCGACGCCATGAACACCTACGGCGTTCCGCCGGAAGCGCTGAAAGGTCAGCCGTCCACGCTCGTGGTGGCGTCTGCCTTCCCTGGTGCACGCGTGGTCAAGACGTTCAATCAACTTCCGGCCAGGCTGCTGGCGATGAATCCGGTTGAGCACGGCGGACGGCGGGTCATGTTCGTGGCCGGGGATGAGACGCAGGCCACCGCCGTCATCTCGAAGCTGGTCGGCGACCTGGGCTTCGCGCCGATCGTCCTCGGGACCCTCGCGGAGTCCGGTACGTTGCTGGACAAAGGCGGCGCGCTGGTTCTGCAGAATCTCATCAAGCAGGGGTGA
- a CDS encoding MarR family winged helix-turn-helix transcriptional regulator: MTAPRRPLDDLLLYRLSRLVGVAGGMVIRLCEGRFGITRREWRLIAVLASRGELGSSQLAEHAQLDRARTSKAVGSLVEKQLVSRVARSGDRRQVLLGLTEAGQALYEELFPLVTSINAELLGALGKEDAARLDESLHRLQTRAERMVQEAVLPKADRGRRGASPASKPTKSAKPA, from the coding sequence ATGACCGCGCCGCGCCGCCCTTTGGACGACCTGCTGCTGTATCGGCTGTCGCGCCTGGTCGGGGTCGCGGGGGGTATGGTGATCCGGCTGTGCGAGGGGCGCTTCGGCATCACGCGGCGCGAATGGCGGCTGATCGCGGTGCTCGCGAGCCGGGGCGAGCTGGGCTCCTCCCAGCTGGCCGAGCATGCCCAGCTCGACCGTGCCCGCACCTCGAAGGCGGTCGGTTCGCTGGTCGAAAAGCAGCTGGTCTCGCGCGTGGCCCGCTCGGGCGACCGGCGGCAGGTGCTGCTGGGCCTCACCGAGGCGGGGCAGGCGCTGTACGAGGAGCTTTTTCCGCTGGTCACCAGCATCAACGCCGAGCTGCTGGGGGCGCTGGGCAAGGAAGACGCGGCACGCCTCGACGAATCCCTGCATCGCCTGCAGACCAGGGCCGAGCGCATGGTGCAGGAAGCCGTTTTGCCCAAGGCGGACCGCGGGCGCCGCGGCGCAAGCCCGGCCTCGAAGCCCACAAAGTCCGCCAAGCCCGCATGA
- a CDS encoding Bug family tripartite tricarboxylate transporter substrate binding protein: MLKNTPITRRLATLLAAAGLMASIATMATPAGAQTTLDSPLHIVVGYAPGGATDRVARIVGDKLGARLGVPVVVDNKPGAGGRLAAQQVKTATASQNMLMLANPAVMVVAPLVFKDNNYDPERDFVPVSHVNAYDFALSVSPHLPVRELNHLLAWMRANPLQANVGVPATGSLPHFFGLMVGEKAKVQTQIIGYRGSAPLLNDLIGGQVPISIDTEDVVLPQHNAGKLRILAISGAKRSPFAPNIPTFKEAGLDLAATGWNTFFAPASMPKEKVERLSNLIREVMQDPDTQRKFKDAGMTPVVSTQAQTAAMLKAYRAQWAPVVQKSGYQP, from the coding sequence ATGCTGAAAAACACCCCCATCACCCGCCGCCTGGCCACGCTGCTTGCCGCAGCCGGCCTCATGGCATCCATCGCCACCATGGCCACCCCCGCGGGGGCGCAGACGACGCTCGACAGCCCGCTGCACATCGTGGTCGGCTATGCGCCAGGCGGCGCCACCGACCGCGTGGCGCGCATCGTTGGCGACAAGCTCGGCGCACGCCTGGGCGTGCCGGTGGTCGTCGACAACAAGCCCGGCGCGGGCGGCCGCCTGGCGGCGCAGCAGGTCAAGACCGCGACCGCCAGCCAGAACATGCTGATGCTCGCCAACCCCGCCGTGATGGTGGTGGCGCCGCTGGTCTTCAAGGACAACAACTACGACCCCGAGCGCGACTTCGTGCCCGTGTCGCACGTCAACGCCTACGACTTTGCGCTTTCCGTGTCGCCCCACCTGCCGGTGCGCGAGCTGAACCACCTGCTGGCCTGGATGCGCGCCAACCCCTTGCAGGCCAACGTGGGCGTGCCCGCCACGGGCAGCCTGCCGCACTTCTTCGGCCTCATGGTGGGCGAGAAGGCCAAGGTGCAGACGCAGATCATCGGCTACCGCGGTTCGGCCCCGCTGCTGAACGACCTGATCGGCGGCCAGGTGCCGATTTCCATCGACACCGAAGACGTGGTGCTGCCGCAGCACAACGCGGGCAAGCTGCGCATCCTTGCAATTTCCGGCGCCAAGCGCTCGCCCTTTGCGCCGAACATTCCGACCTTCAAGGAAGCCGGCCTCGACCTGGCCGCCACCGGCTGGAACACCTTCTTCGCGCCCGCCAGCATGCCCAAGGAGAAGGTCGAACGCCTGTCCAACCTGATCCGCGAAGTCATGCAAGACCCGGACACGCAACGCAAGTTCAAGGACGCCGGCATGACGCCGGTGGTGAGCACGCAGGCGCAGACCGCCGCAATGCTGAAGGCCTACCGCGCGCAGTGGGCACCCGTCGTCCAGAAGTCCGGCTACCAGCCCTGA
- a CDS encoding sulfatase yields the protein MTRPNIIFIVADDLGYADLGCYGGRDAAFGPVSPVLDGLAANGLKLTQGYSNSPVCSPTRFAMITARYQYRLRGAAEEPIRSSSRGSTTLGLPTDHPTLPSLLKASGYQTALIGKWHLGYPPSFGPLRSGYDEFFGPMSGGVDYFTHCDSTGGHDLWLGEEDKKEEGYLTDILSKRAVDYVERMAVKQKQEEAPFFLSLHYTAPHWPWETRDDAEKAPTVKDNLFDLASGNIHVYRRMIHHMDEGIGWIMAALQKHGMADNTLVVFTSDNGGERFSDNWPLVGGKMDLTEGGIRVPWIAHWPAVIAKGGESKQLCMTMDWSATMLDAAGVKADAAYPLDGVSLMPVLKDAKHSFRRPLHWRMNHRGQEAMRDGDWKYLKVDGYEYLFNIPADERERANLGKKEPERLAAMRADWAAWNATMPGIPEDATVSLGYSVRDMPQR from the coding sequence ATGACCAGACCCAACATCATCTTCATTGTGGCCGATGACCTCGGCTATGCCGACCTGGGCTGCTACGGCGGCCGCGATGCCGCCTTCGGCCCCGTGTCGCCCGTGCTCGACGGCCTGGCCGCCAACGGCTTGAAGCTCACGCAGGGCTATTCGAATTCGCCCGTGTGCTCACCCACGCGCTTTGCGATGATCACCGCGCGCTACCAATACCGCCTGCGCGGCGCGGCCGAGGAGCCCATCAGGAGCAGCAGCCGCGGCAGCACCACGCTCGGCCTGCCGACCGACCACCCCACCCTGCCATCATTGCTGAAGGCCAGCGGCTACCAGACCGCGCTCATCGGCAAATGGCACCTGGGCTACCCGCCCAGCTTCGGGCCGCTGCGCTCGGGGTACGACGAATTCTTCGGGCCGATGTCGGGCGGTGTCGACTACTTTACCCACTGCGACTCCACCGGCGGCCACGACCTGTGGCTTGGCGAAGAGGACAAGAAGGAAGAGGGCTACCTCACCGACATCCTCTCCAAACGCGCAGTCGACTACGTGGAGCGCATGGCCGTCAAACAGAAACAAGAGGAAGCCCCCTTCTTCCTCAGCCTGCACTACACGGCCCCCCACTGGCCCTGGGAAACCCGCGACGACGCCGAGAAGGCGCCGACCGTGAAGGACAACCTCTTCGACCTGGCCAGCGGCAACATTCATGTGTACCGCCGCATGATCCATCACATGGACGAAGGCATCGGCTGGATCATGGCCGCGCTGCAAAAGCACGGCATGGCCGACAACACGCTGGTGGTGTTTACCAGCGACAACGGCGGCGAGCGCTTCTCCGACAACTGGCCGCTGGTCGGCGGCAAGATGGACTTGACCGAAGGCGGCATCCGCGTGCCATGGATCGCGCACTGGCCCGCCGTGATTGCCAAGGGCGGCGAGAGCAAGCAACTTTGCATGACCATGGACTGGTCCGCCACCATGCTCGACGCGGCCGGCGTGAAGGCCGATGCAGCCTACCCGCTGGACGGCGTGTCGCTCATGCCCGTGCTGAAGGATGCGAAGCACAGCTTCCGCCGCCCGCTGCACTGGCGCATGAACCATCGCGGGCAGGAAGCGATGCGCGATGGCGACTGGAAGTACCTGAAGGTGGACGGGTACGAGTACCTGTTCAACATTCCAGCGGATGAGCGCGAGCGGGCGAATCTGGGGAAGAAGGAGCCGGAGCGGTTGGCTGCGATGCGGGCTGACTGGGCGGCTTGGAATGCGACGATGCCTGGGATTCCGGAGGATGCGACGGTTAGTTTGGGGTATTCGGTTCGGGATATGCCGCAGCGGTAG
- a CDS encoding Bug family tripartite tricarboxylate transporter substrate binding protein, with translation MPAFTFDRRSALAALGGLALAPLTLPAQAQGFTPGQPIKVLIGVPAGGTQDVLTRAIAEQVQGTLGPLIVDNRSGAAGRIAVEAVKTAPPDGRTLLLGTASMMTMFPSAYRQLSYDPIRDFVPIINAARFELALVVHKDVPANTLAEFIAWAKAQGDKLSFASYGAGTPSHFLGEMLNRAAGLKMVHVPYRGSTPARQDVMGGSVPVYFDTIGGAQQLLPSGRVKVLATSGERHSPLMPNLPSFAESGYKDVVATAWFAYYAPLKTPQPVIDKLRAEFTRAVNTREVRQQLLQNGMYPVGDNSEALLKTMREDTARWAGIMKAVNFQAND, from the coding sequence ATGCCCGCTTTCACCTTCGACCGCCGCAGCGCGCTCGCCGCCCTGGGCGGGCTCGCCCTGGCGCCGCTCACCCTCCCCGCGCAAGCCCAGGGCTTCACGCCCGGCCAGCCCATCAAGGTGCTGATCGGCGTGCCCGCCGGCGGCACGCAGGACGTGCTGACGCGCGCCATTGCCGAGCAGGTGCAGGGCACGCTGGGCCCGCTCATCGTCGACAACCGCTCGGGTGCGGCGGGCCGCATCGCGGTCGAGGCGGTAAAAACCGCCCCGCCCGACGGGCGCACGCTGCTGCTGGGCACCGCCAGCATGATGACCATGTTCCCGAGCGCCTACCGCCAGCTTTCGTACGACCCGATCAGGGACTTCGTGCCGATCATCAACGCGGCGCGCTTCGAGCTGGCGCTGGTCGTCCACAAGGACGTGCCCGCCAACACGCTGGCCGAATTCATCGCCTGGGCCAAGGCGCAGGGCGACAAGCTCAGCTTTGCCTCGTACGGTGCGGGAACGCCTTCGCACTTTCTCGGCGAAATGCTCAACCGGGCGGCCGGGCTCAAGATGGTTCACGTGCCCTACCGCGGCTCCACGCCGGCACGGCAGGACGTGATGGGCGGCTCCGTGCCGGTGTACTTCGACACCATCGGCGGCGCGCAGCAACTGCTGCCTTCGGGCCGCGTGAAGGTGCTGGCCACCAGCGGAGAGAGGCACTCCCCGCTGATGCCCAACCTTCCCAGCTTTGCGGAGAGCGGCTACAAGGACGTGGTGGCCACCGCCTGGTTCGCCTACTACGCGCCCTTGAAAACGCCGCAGCCCGTCATCGACAAACTGCGCGCCGAGTTCACCCGCGCCGTCAACACGCGCGAGGTGCGCCAGCAGCTGCTGCAGAACGGCATGTACCCGGTGGGCGACAACAGCGAGGCGCTCTTGAAGACCATGCGCGAGGACACCGCGCGCTGGGCGGGCATCATGAAGGCCGTGAATTTCCAGGCCAACGACTGA
- a CDS encoding FMN-dependent NADH-azoreductase, producing the protein MQLLHLDSSVLGGASVSRQLSAELVARHRALHPGIQVVSRDLAADPVLHLSGAHLAAFNGAATEDATITADLVKGNAYMDELFASDILVIGAPMYNLSIPTPLKAWIDRIAVAGKTFRYTATGPEGLLKGKRAFIASARGGVYSAGSPAAGLEHQESYLIGLLAFLGITDVTVVRAEGIAMGPEAKKAAVAEALADIAAISA; encoded by the coding sequence ATGCAACTCCTTCATCTCGACTCCAGTGTGCTCGGCGGCGCGTCCGTCAGCAGGCAACTTTCCGCCGAACTGGTCGCGCGCCACCGCGCCCTGCACCCCGGCATCCAGGTCGTGTCCCGCGACCTGGCGGCCGACCCGGTGCTGCACCTCTCCGGCGCCCACCTGGCCGCCTTCAACGGTGCAGCCACCGAAGACGCGACCATCACGGCGGATCTGGTCAAGGGCAACGCGTACATGGACGAACTCTTCGCGTCGGACATCCTCGTCATCGGCGCGCCCATGTACAACTTGTCGATTCCGACGCCGCTCAAGGCCTGGATCGACCGCATCGCGGTCGCCGGCAAAACCTTCCGCTACACCGCCACTGGCCCCGAAGGCCTGCTGAAGGGCAAGAGGGCATTCATCGCCTCGGCGCGAGGGGGCGTGTATTCGGCTGGCAGCCCGGCGGCGGGTCTCGAACACCAGGAGAGCTACCTCATCGGCTTGCTCGCGTTTCTGGGAATCACCGACGTGACCGTCGTGCGCGCCGAAGGCATCGCCATGGGCCCCGAGGCCAAAAAGGCTGCCGTCGCAGAGGCGCTCGCCGACATCGCAGCCATCTCGGCCTGA
- a CDS encoding mechanosensitive ion channel family protein — MTEEILAHPWFGTWLAALIAVPLALLIHRIGGLVLTRVTRPTPALHAMVINCKGVARLVLPLVALLLVFQAAPEDLRFVGSVRHFNGLLLIAATTWLAARAISGFADGVLAQHPYDVEDNLQARRVLTQTRVLARTAISVVLVAGGAMMLMTFPGARQVGASLLASAGVIGIVAGLAAKPVFSNLIAGLQIALAQPIRIDDVLVVEGEWGRVEEITGTFVVLKIWDERRLILPLTYFIEKPFQNWTRHSAQLLGAVFIHVDYGMPLPPLREEVERIVKAAPEWDGRFFNMRVTDATERTMQIRVLCTAATSSLAFDLRCSVREGLIDFMQREYPQFLPKMRIESEGMQEKQLHQGTQAARAIPPVGQEAAPPR; from the coding sequence ATGACCGAAGAGATCCTTGCCCACCCCTGGTTCGGCACCTGGCTCGCAGCCCTGATCGCCGTTCCGCTCGCGCTGCTGATCCACCGAATTGGCGGCCTCGTCCTGACGCGGGTCACCCGCCCGACGCCCGCGCTCCATGCGATGGTGATCAACTGCAAGGGGGTCGCCCGGCTGGTGCTGCCGCTCGTTGCCTTGCTGCTCGTTTTCCAGGCCGCACCCGAGGATCTTCGCTTCGTCGGCAGCGTGCGGCATTTCAACGGCCTGCTGCTGATCGCCGCGACCACCTGGCTCGCGGCGAGGGCCATCAGCGGCTTTGCCGACGGTGTGCTGGCGCAGCACCCCTACGACGTCGAAGACAACCTCCAGGCGCGCCGCGTGCTCACGCAGACGCGCGTGCTGGCGCGCACGGCCATCTCGGTCGTGCTGGTGGCGGGTGGCGCGATGATGCTCATGACCTTTCCCGGCGCGCGCCAGGTCGGTGCCAGCCTGCTGGCCTCCGCGGGCGTGATCGGCATCGTGGCCGGCCTCGCAGCCAAGCCGGTGTTCAGCAACCTGATTGCCGGGCTGCAGATTGCGCTGGCCCAGCCGATTCGCATCGACGACGTGCTGGTGGTCGAGGGCGAATGGGGCCGCGTCGAGGAGATCACCGGCACCTTCGTGGTCCTGAAGATCTGGGACGAACGGCGCCTCATCCTGCCGCTCACGTATTTCATCGAGAAACCGTTCCAGAACTGGACGCGCCATTCGGCGCAACTGCTTGGCGCGGTCTTCATCCATGTCGACTACGGCATGCCGCTGCCGCCGCTGCGCGAAGAGGTCGAACGCATCGTGAAGGCGGCGCCCGAATGGGACGGCCGCTTCTTCAACATGCGCGTGACCGATGCGACCGAGCGCACCATGCAGATTCGCGTGCTGTGCACGGCGGCCACTTCGAGCCTTGCTTTCGACCTGCGCTGCTCGGTGCGCGAAGGGCTCATCGACTTCATGCAGCGGGAGTACCCGCAGTTCCTGCCGAAGATGCGCATCGAGAGCGAGGGAATGCAGGAGAAGCAGCTGCACCAGGGCACGCAGGCTGCCCGCGCGATCCCCCCAGTGGGTCAGGAAGCCGCGCCGCCGCGCTGA